One stretch of Halichoerus grypus chromosome 10, mHalGry1.hap1.1, whole genome shotgun sequence DNA includes these proteins:
- the NELFCD gene encoding negative elongation factor C/D isoform X1 — protein MRLAHARSRERMAGAAPGAIMDEDYFGSAAEWGDEADGGQQEDDYGEGEDDAEVQQECLHKFSTRDYIMEPSIFNTLKRYFQAGGSPENVIQLLSENYTAVAQTVNLLAEWLIQTGVEPVQVQETVENHLKSLLIKHFDPRKADSIFTEEGETPAWLEQMIAHTTWRDLFYKLAEAHPDCLMLNFTVKLISDAGYQGEITSVSTACQQLEVFSRVLRTSLATILDGGEENLEKNLPEFAKMVCHGEHTYLFAQAMMSVLAQEEQGGSAVRRIAQEVQRFAQEKGHDASQITLALGTAASYPRACQALGAMLSKGALNPADITVLFKMFTSMDPPPVELIRVPAFLDLFMQSLFKPGARINQDHKHKYIHILAYAASVVETWKKNKRVGINKDELKSTSKAVETVHNLCCNENKGASELVAELSTLYQCIRFPVVAMGVLKWVDWTVSEPRYFQLQTDHTPVHLALLDEISTCHQLLHPQVLQLLVKLFETEHSQLDVMEQLELKKTLLDRMVHLLSRGYVLPVVSYIRKCLEKLDTDISLIRYFVTEVLDVIAPPYTSDFVQLFLPILENDSIAGTIKTEGEHDPVTEFIAHCKSNFILVN, from the exons ATGCGCCTTGCTCACGCGCGCTCACGGGAGAGGATGGCGGGGGCCGCGCCGGGCGCCATCATGGACGAGGACTACTTCGGGAGCGCGGCCGAGTGGGGCGACGAGGCGGACGGTGGCCAG CAGGAGGATGAttatggagagggagaagatgacgCAGAGGTCCAGCAAGAATGCCTACATAAATTTTCTACCCGAGATTATATAATGGAGCCCTCCATCTTCAACACTCTGAAGAG GTATTTTCAGGCAGGAGGGTCTCCGGAGAACGTTATCCAGCTCTTATCTGAGAACTACACGGCCGTGGCCCAGACTGTGAACCTGCTGGCTGAGTGGCTCATTCAGACAG gTGTTGAACCAGTGCAGGTTCAGGAAACAGTGGAAAATCACCTGAAGAGTTTATTAATCAAACATTTTGACCCCCGCAAAGCAGATTCTATTTTTACTGAAGAAGGAGAG ACTCCAGCTTGGCTTGAACAAATGATTGCACATACCACGTGGAGAGATCTTTTTTACAAACTGGCTGAAGCCCATCCAGACTGTTTGATGCTTAACTTCACCGTTAAG CTTATTTCTGATGCAGGGTACCAAGGGGAGATAACCAGCGTATCCACAGCCTGCCAGCAGTTGGAAGTGTTCTCTAGAGTACTCCGTACCTCTCTAGCTACAATTTTGGATGGAGGAGAggaaaaccttgaaaaaaatctCCCTGAGTTTGCC aaaatgGTGTGCCACGGGGAGCACACGTACCTGTTTGCCCAGGCCATGATGTCGGTGCTGGCCCAGGAAGAGCAGGGAGGCTCCGCCGTGCGTAGGATTGCTCAGGAGGTGCAGCGCTTCGCCCAGGAGAA AGGTCATGATGCCAGTCAGATCACACTAGCACTGGGTACAGCTGCCTCCTACCCCAGGGCCTGTCAGGCCCTTGGGGCTATGTTGTCCAAAGGAGCCCTGAATCCAGCTGACATCACAGTCCTGTTCAAGATGTTTACAAGCATGGACCCGCCTCCCGTTGAACTC ATCCGGGTGCCGGCCTTCCTGGACCTGTTCATGCAGTCGCTCTTTAAGCCAGGGGCCAGAATCAACCAGGACCACAAGCACAAGTATATCCATATCTTGGCCTACGCAGCAAGTGTGGTTGAGACCTGGAAAAAG AACAAACGCGTGGGCATCAACAAGGATGAGCTGAAGTCAACGTCGAAAGCCGTGGAGACCGTTCACAATTTGTGCTGTAACGAGAACAAAGGGGCCTCCGAGCTGGTGGCAGAGCTGAGCACGCTTTATCAGTGCATCAG GTTTCCAGTGGTAGCAATGGGTGTGCTGAAGTGGGTGGACTGGACCGTGTCTGAGCCCAGGTACTTCCAGCTGCAGACCGACCACACCCCAGTGCACCTGGCCTTGCTGGATGAG ATCAGCACCTGCCACCAGCTCCTGCACCCCCAGGTCCTGCAGCTGCTTGTTAAGCTTTTTGAGACCGAGCACTCCCAGCTGGACGTGATGGAGCAG CTTGAGTTGAAGAAGACCCTGTTGGACAGGATGGTTCACCTGCTGAGTCGAGGTTATGTACTTCCTGTTGTCAGTTACATCCGAAAGTGTCTGGAGAAGCTGGACACTGACATTTCACTCATTCGCTATTTTGTAACTGAG GTACTGGATGTCATTGCTCCTCCGTACACCTCTGACTTTGTGCAGCTTTTCCTCCCCATCTTGGAAAACGACAGCATCGCCGGCACCATTAAAACAGAAGGTGAACATGACCCCGTGACGGAGTTTATAG CTCACTGCAAGTCCAACTTCATCCTGGTGAACTAA
- the NELFCD gene encoding negative elongation factor C/D isoform X3, producing MRLAHARSRERMAGAAPGAIMDEDYFGSAAEWGDEADGGQQEDDYGEGEDDAEVQQECLHKFSTRDYIMEPSIFNTLKRYFQAGGSPENVIQLLSENYTAVAQTVNLLAEWLIQTGVEPVQVQETVENHLKSLLIKHFDPRKADSIFTEEGETPAWLEQMIAHTTWRDLFYKLAEAHPDCLMLNFTVKLISDAGYQGEITSVSTACQQLEVFSRVLRTSLATILDGGEENLEKNLPEFAKMVCHGEHTYLFAQAMMSVLAQEEQGGSAVRRIAQEVQRFAQEKGHDASQITLALGTAASYPRACQALGAMLSKGALNPADITVLFKMFTSMDPPPVELIRVPAFLDLFMQSLFKPGARINQDHKHKYIHILAYAASVVETWKKNKRVGINKDELKSTSKAVETVHNLCCNENKGASELVAELSTLYQCIRFPVVAMGVLKWVDWTVSEPRYFQLQTDHTPVHLALLDEISTCHQLLHPQVLQLLVKLFETEHSQLDVMEQVLDVIAPPYTSDFVQLFLPILENDSIAGTIKTEGEHDPVTEFIAHCKSNFILVN from the exons ATGCGCCTTGCTCACGCGCGCTCACGGGAGAGGATGGCGGGGGCCGCGCCGGGCGCCATCATGGACGAGGACTACTTCGGGAGCGCGGCCGAGTGGGGCGACGAGGCGGACGGTGGCCAG CAGGAGGATGAttatggagagggagaagatgacgCAGAGGTCCAGCAAGAATGCCTACATAAATTTTCTACCCGAGATTATATAATGGAGCCCTCCATCTTCAACACTCTGAAGAG GTATTTTCAGGCAGGAGGGTCTCCGGAGAACGTTATCCAGCTCTTATCTGAGAACTACACGGCCGTGGCCCAGACTGTGAACCTGCTGGCTGAGTGGCTCATTCAGACAG gTGTTGAACCAGTGCAGGTTCAGGAAACAGTGGAAAATCACCTGAAGAGTTTATTAATCAAACATTTTGACCCCCGCAAAGCAGATTCTATTTTTACTGAAGAAGGAGAG ACTCCAGCTTGGCTTGAACAAATGATTGCACATACCACGTGGAGAGATCTTTTTTACAAACTGGCTGAAGCCCATCCAGACTGTTTGATGCTTAACTTCACCGTTAAG CTTATTTCTGATGCAGGGTACCAAGGGGAGATAACCAGCGTATCCACAGCCTGCCAGCAGTTGGAAGTGTTCTCTAGAGTACTCCGTACCTCTCTAGCTACAATTTTGGATGGAGGAGAggaaaaccttgaaaaaaatctCCCTGAGTTTGCC aaaatgGTGTGCCACGGGGAGCACACGTACCTGTTTGCCCAGGCCATGATGTCGGTGCTGGCCCAGGAAGAGCAGGGAGGCTCCGCCGTGCGTAGGATTGCTCAGGAGGTGCAGCGCTTCGCCCAGGAGAA AGGTCATGATGCCAGTCAGATCACACTAGCACTGGGTACAGCTGCCTCCTACCCCAGGGCCTGTCAGGCCCTTGGGGCTATGTTGTCCAAAGGAGCCCTGAATCCAGCTGACATCACAGTCCTGTTCAAGATGTTTACAAGCATGGACCCGCCTCCCGTTGAACTC ATCCGGGTGCCGGCCTTCCTGGACCTGTTCATGCAGTCGCTCTTTAAGCCAGGGGCCAGAATCAACCAGGACCACAAGCACAAGTATATCCATATCTTGGCCTACGCAGCAAGTGTGGTTGAGACCTGGAAAAAG AACAAACGCGTGGGCATCAACAAGGATGAGCTGAAGTCAACGTCGAAAGCCGTGGAGACCGTTCACAATTTGTGCTGTAACGAGAACAAAGGGGCCTCCGAGCTGGTGGCAGAGCTGAGCACGCTTTATCAGTGCATCAG GTTTCCAGTGGTAGCAATGGGTGTGCTGAAGTGGGTGGACTGGACCGTGTCTGAGCCCAGGTACTTCCAGCTGCAGACCGACCACACCCCAGTGCACCTGGCCTTGCTGGATGAG ATCAGCACCTGCCACCAGCTCCTGCACCCCCAGGTCCTGCAGCTGCTTGTTAAGCTTTTTGAGACCGAGCACTCCCAGCTGGACGTGATGGAGCAG GTACTGGATGTCATTGCTCCTCCGTACACCTCTGACTTTGTGCAGCTTTTCCTCCCCATCTTGGAAAACGACAGCATCGCCGGCACCATTAAAACAGAAGGTGAACATGACCCCGTGACGGAGTTTATAG CTCACTGCAAGTCCAACTTCATCCTGGTGAACTAA
- the NELFCD gene encoding negative elongation factor C/D isoform X2, with protein MRLAHARSRERMAGAAPGAIMDEDYFGSAAEWGDEADGGQEDDYGEGEDDAEVQQECLHKFSTRDYIMEPSIFNTLKRYFQAGGSPENVIQLLSENYTAVAQTVNLLAEWLIQTGVEPVQVQETVENHLKSLLIKHFDPRKADSIFTEEGETPAWLEQMIAHTTWRDLFYKLAEAHPDCLMLNFTVKLISDAGYQGEITSVSTACQQLEVFSRVLRTSLATILDGGEENLEKNLPEFAKMVCHGEHTYLFAQAMMSVLAQEEQGGSAVRRIAQEVQRFAQEKGHDASQITLALGTAASYPRACQALGAMLSKGALNPADITVLFKMFTSMDPPPVELIRVPAFLDLFMQSLFKPGARINQDHKHKYIHILAYAASVVETWKKNKRVGINKDELKSTSKAVETVHNLCCNENKGASELVAELSTLYQCIRFPVVAMGVLKWVDWTVSEPRYFQLQTDHTPVHLALLDEISTCHQLLHPQVLQLLVKLFETEHSQLDVMEQLELKKTLLDRMVHLLSRGYVLPVVSYIRKCLEKLDTDISLIRYFVTEVLDVIAPPYTSDFVQLFLPILENDSIAGTIKTEGEHDPVTEFIAHCKSNFILVN; from the exons ATGCGCCTTGCTCACGCGCGCTCACGGGAGAGGATGGCGGGGGCCGCGCCGGGCGCCATCATGGACGAGGACTACTTCGGGAGCGCGGCCGAGTGGGGCGACGAGGCGGACGGTGGCCAG GAGGATGAttatggagagggagaagatgacgCAGAGGTCCAGCAAGAATGCCTACATAAATTTTCTACCCGAGATTATATAATGGAGCCCTCCATCTTCAACACTCTGAAGAG GTATTTTCAGGCAGGAGGGTCTCCGGAGAACGTTATCCAGCTCTTATCTGAGAACTACACGGCCGTGGCCCAGACTGTGAACCTGCTGGCTGAGTGGCTCATTCAGACAG gTGTTGAACCAGTGCAGGTTCAGGAAACAGTGGAAAATCACCTGAAGAGTTTATTAATCAAACATTTTGACCCCCGCAAAGCAGATTCTATTTTTACTGAAGAAGGAGAG ACTCCAGCTTGGCTTGAACAAATGATTGCACATACCACGTGGAGAGATCTTTTTTACAAACTGGCTGAAGCCCATCCAGACTGTTTGATGCTTAACTTCACCGTTAAG CTTATTTCTGATGCAGGGTACCAAGGGGAGATAACCAGCGTATCCACAGCCTGCCAGCAGTTGGAAGTGTTCTCTAGAGTACTCCGTACCTCTCTAGCTACAATTTTGGATGGAGGAGAggaaaaccttgaaaaaaatctCCCTGAGTTTGCC aaaatgGTGTGCCACGGGGAGCACACGTACCTGTTTGCCCAGGCCATGATGTCGGTGCTGGCCCAGGAAGAGCAGGGAGGCTCCGCCGTGCGTAGGATTGCTCAGGAGGTGCAGCGCTTCGCCCAGGAGAA AGGTCATGATGCCAGTCAGATCACACTAGCACTGGGTACAGCTGCCTCCTACCCCAGGGCCTGTCAGGCCCTTGGGGCTATGTTGTCCAAAGGAGCCCTGAATCCAGCTGACATCACAGTCCTGTTCAAGATGTTTACAAGCATGGACCCGCCTCCCGTTGAACTC ATCCGGGTGCCGGCCTTCCTGGACCTGTTCATGCAGTCGCTCTTTAAGCCAGGGGCCAGAATCAACCAGGACCACAAGCACAAGTATATCCATATCTTGGCCTACGCAGCAAGTGTGGTTGAGACCTGGAAAAAG AACAAACGCGTGGGCATCAACAAGGATGAGCTGAAGTCAACGTCGAAAGCCGTGGAGACCGTTCACAATTTGTGCTGTAACGAGAACAAAGGGGCCTCCGAGCTGGTGGCAGAGCTGAGCACGCTTTATCAGTGCATCAG GTTTCCAGTGGTAGCAATGGGTGTGCTGAAGTGGGTGGACTGGACCGTGTCTGAGCCCAGGTACTTCCAGCTGCAGACCGACCACACCCCAGTGCACCTGGCCTTGCTGGATGAG ATCAGCACCTGCCACCAGCTCCTGCACCCCCAGGTCCTGCAGCTGCTTGTTAAGCTTTTTGAGACCGAGCACTCCCAGCTGGACGTGATGGAGCAG CTTGAGTTGAAGAAGACCCTGTTGGACAGGATGGTTCACCTGCTGAGTCGAGGTTATGTACTTCCTGTTGTCAGTTACATCCGAAAGTGTCTGGAGAAGCTGGACACTGACATTTCACTCATTCGCTATTTTGTAACTGAG GTACTGGATGTCATTGCTCCTCCGTACACCTCTGACTTTGTGCAGCTTTTCCTCCCCATCTTGGAAAACGACAGCATCGCCGGCACCATTAAAACAGAAGGTGAACATGACCCCGTGACGGAGTTTATAG CTCACTGCAAGTCCAACTTCATCCTGGTGAACTAA
- the NELFCD gene encoding negative elongation factor C/D isoform X4, translated as MEPSIFNTLKRYFQAGGSPENVIQLLSENYTAVAQTVNLLAEWLIQTGVEPVQVQETVENHLKSLLIKHFDPRKADSIFTEEGETPAWLEQMIAHTTWRDLFYKLAEAHPDCLMLNFTVKLISDAGYQGEITSVSTACQQLEVFSRVLRTSLATILDGGEENLEKNLPEFAKMVCHGEHTYLFAQAMMSVLAQEEQGGSAVRRIAQEVQRFAQEKGHDASQITLALGTAASYPRACQALGAMLSKGALNPADITVLFKMFTSMDPPPVELIRVPAFLDLFMQSLFKPGARINQDHKHKYIHILAYAASVVETWKKNKRVGINKDELKSTSKAVETVHNLCCNENKGASELVAELSTLYQCIRFPVVAMGVLKWVDWTVSEPRYFQLQTDHTPVHLALLDEISTCHQLLHPQVLQLLVKLFETEHSQLDVMEQLELKKTLLDRMVHLLSRGYVLPVVSYIRKCLEKLDTDISLIRYFVTEVLDVIAPPYTSDFVQLFLPILENDSIAGTIKTEGEHDPVTEFIAHCKSNFILVN; from the exons ATGGAGCCCTCCATCTTCAACACTCTGAAGAG GTATTTTCAGGCAGGAGGGTCTCCGGAGAACGTTATCCAGCTCTTATCTGAGAACTACACGGCCGTGGCCCAGACTGTGAACCTGCTGGCTGAGTGGCTCATTCAGACAG gTGTTGAACCAGTGCAGGTTCAGGAAACAGTGGAAAATCACCTGAAGAGTTTATTAATCAAACATTTTGACCCCCGCAAAGCAGATTCTATTTTTACTGAAGAAGGAGAG ACTCCAGCTTGGCTTGAACAAATGATTGCACATACCACGTGGAGAGATCTTTTTTACAAACTGGCTGAAGCCCATCCAGACTGTTTGATGCTTAACTTCACCGTTAAG CTTATTTCTGATGCAGGGTACCAAGGGGAGATAACCAGCGTATCCACAGCCTGCCAGCAGTTGGAAGTGTTCTCTAGAGTACTCCGTACCTCTCTAGCTACAATTTTGGATGGAGGAGAggaaaaccttgaaaaaaatctCCCTGAGTTTGCC aaaatgGTGTGCCACGGGGAGCACACGTACCTGTTTGCCCAGGCCATGATGTCGGTGCTGGCCCAGGAAGAGCAGGGAGGCTCCGCCGTGCGTAGGATTGCTCAGGAGGTGCAGCGCTTCGCCCAGGAGAA AGGTCATGATGCCAGTCAGATCACACTAGCACTGGGTACAGCTGCCTCCTACCCCAGGGCCTGTCAGGCCCTTGGGGCTATGTTGTCCAAAGGAGCCCTGAATCCAGCTGACATCACAGTCCTGTTCAAGATGTTTACAAGCATGGACCCGCCTCCCGTTGAACTC ATCCGGGTGCCGGCCTTCCTGGACCTGTTCATGCAGTCGCTCTTTAAGCCAGGGGCCAGAATCAACCAGGACCACAAGCACAAGTATATCCATATCTTGGCCTACGCAGCAAGTGTGGTTGAGACCTGGAAAAAG AACAAACGCGTGGGCATCAACAAGGATGAGCTGAAGTCAACGTCGAAAGCCGTGGAGACCGTTCACAATTTGTGCTGTAACGAGAACAAAGGGGCCTCCGAGCTGGTGGCAGAGCTGAGCACGCTTTATCAGTGCATCAG GTTTCCAGTGGTAGCAATGGGTGTGCTGAAGTGGGTGGACTGGACCGTGTCTGAGCCCAGGTACTTCCAGCTGCAGACCGACCACACCCCAGTGCACCTGGCCTTGCTGGATGAG ATCAGCACCTGCCACCAGCTCCTGCACCCCCAGGTCCTGCAGCTGCTTGTTAAGCTTTTTGAGACCGAGCACTCCCAGCTGGACGTGATGGAGCAG CTTGAGTTGAAGAAGACCCTGTTGGACAGGATGGTTCACCTGCTGAGTCGAGGTTATGTACTTCCTGTTGTCAGTTACATCCGAAAGTGTCTGGAGAAGCTGGACACTGACATTTCACTCATTCGCTATTTTGTAACTGAG GTACTGGATGTCATTGCTCCTCCGTACACCTCTGACTTTGTGCAGCTTTTCCTCCCCATCTTGGAAAACGACAGCATCGCCGGCACCATTAAAACAGAAGGTGAACATGACCCCGTGACGGAGTTTATAG CTCACTGCAAGTCCAACTTCATCCTGGTGAACTAA